Proteins encoded within one genomic window of Solenopsis invicta isolate M01_SB chromosome 10, UNIL_Sinv_3.0, whole genome shotgun sequence:
- the LOC113005684 gene encoding cytochrome P450 4C1-like, protein MRNRNNINRFCQQVLSTEANKQRISNNIVMFITLLLLIFILMVYFVYHFYIHYGRFGQLIHKIPGPPSYPIIGNLFLLLTKQVGDEYYPIFRRWAFWEGLVSIRHPDDLVILSSKTTTDKSRIYDVRHPWLGLGLLTSGESHLIHVGTIMHLYIYGVHRDPNFWPNPEIFDPDRFLPENSQKRHPYSYIPFSAGFRNCIGQRFAMLEMMAMIALLIQNFYLEPVDLLKNLRLGPDLVLHPLGGHRIKFIPIAT, encoded by the exons ATGCGTAATCGTAATAATATCAACAGGTTCTGTCAACAGGTTCTGTCAACAGAAGCGAATAAGCAGCGAATAAGTAATAATATCGTTatgtttattacattattattacttatttttattttaatggtgTACTTTGTATACCATTTTTACATCCATTATGGGCGATTTGGACAACTAATCCATAAAATACCAGGACCACCAAGTTATCCAATTATCGGTAATTTGTTTCTTCTGCTAACTAAACaag TTGGTGACGAATATTATCCAATTTTTAGAAGGTGGGCTTTTTGGGAAGGTTTAGTATCTATTCGTCATCCTGATGATctg gtAATACTAAGTAGTAAAACAACTACTGACAAGAGTAGAATTTATGATGTACGACATCCTTGGCTCGGGTTGGGTCTTCTCACTAGTGGAg aatcaCATTTAATACATGTCGGAACAATAATGCATCTTTATATTTATGGAGTTCATAGAGATCCTAATTTTTGGCCAAATCCAGAAATATTTGATCCAGACAGATTTTTACCGGAAAACAGCCAAAAGCGTCATCCTTATTCATACATACCATTTAGCGCTGGATTTCGTAATTGCATTG GTCAACGATTTGCTATGTTGGAAATGATGGCGATGATAGCTCTTctgattcaaaatttttatttggagCCTGTTGATCTTTTGAAGAACCTTCGATTAGGACCTGATTTGGTACTTCATCCTCTTGGTGGACatcgtataaaatttataccaATAGCCACATAA
- the LOC113005683 gene encoding uncharacterized protein LOC113005683, whose amino-acid sequence MWKAFGNISANRPHLLKSIRNYLQNNKVIELPQTFAYTHNLSSFTVQCQHLVELSKIQENIKLQLTPQLESNDIIVGKFNKMKINKAKHVLSRNVSSALNFLAKEKNKKEYSTTAAFIKIVSKWFTLITSRS is encoded by the exons ATGTGGAAAGCATTTGGAAACATTTCTGCAA ATAGACCacatcttttaaaaagtatcagAAATTATCTTCAAAATAACAAAGTAATTGAATTGCCACAAACATTTGCTTATACTCACAATCTATCGTCTTTTACTGTCCAATGCCAACATTTAGTGGAATTAAGTAAAATACAGGAAAATATAAAGTTACAATTAACACCACAACTTGAGAGTAATGATATTATTGTTGGAAAATTTAACAAGATGAAGATCAACAAGGCAAAACATGTATTGAGTAGAAATGTTAGTAGTGCCTTGAACTTTCtggctaaagaaaaaaataaaaaagaatatagcACAACAGcagcatttataaaaatagtttccaAATGGTTCACATTAATTACATCACGATCTTAA